In the Lysinibacillus sp. PLM2 genome, one interval contains:
- a CDS encoding UPF0413 protein produces MNNIQLLTEPIAPPNITKPIELYIFIDPFCPRALQMQSIIRKLLVEYDHYFSWRYVISTHLSSLNSLGRRTKGCFSGAQLDISHPAFPSIAIKAAELQGKRAAFRFIQKLQEHTILNTKDVQYYSTLLEIAKEANLDIDEFAADFGSKETARAFQCDLYIAHEMEIDEFPSIVFFNECIEDEGLKVSGLYSYNVYVHILQELLNDELIKKPLPTYEELFNRFHTLTTQEVADIYSITDQDAERELKKRMLQQKIERLCNDKISLWRLKI; encoded by the coding sequence GTGAATAATATCCAATTATTAACTGAACCTATTGCACCTCCAAATATTACTAAGCCAATAGAATTATATATTTTCATTGATCCATTTTGTCCTAGAGCATTACAAATGCAATCGATCATAAGAAAATTATTAGTGGAATACGATCATTATTTTAGTTGGCGATATGTAATTAGTACACATCTCTCATCATTAAACAGCTTAGGTCGACGTACAAAAGGTTGCTTTTCAGGTGCCCAACTGGATATTTCACACCCTGCCTTTCCTTCTATCGCAATTAAAGCAGCTGAGCTACAAGGAAAACGTGCAGCATTTCGCTTTATTCAAAAGCTTCAAGAACATACAATTTTAAATACAAAAGATGTGCAGTATTATTCCACGTTGCTAGAAATTGCGAAGGAAGCAAATTTAGACATTGATGAGTTTGCAGCTGATTTCGGTTCAAAGGAAACAGCCCGCGCCTTCCAATGTGATTTATATATTGCTCATGAGATGGAGATTGATGAATTTCCTAGTATTGTATTCTTTAATGAATGCATTGAAGATGAGGGTTTAAAAGTAAGTGGTCTGTATAGTTATAATGTGTATGTTCATATTTTACAAGAATTATTAAATGATGAACTGATTAAAAAACCTTTACCTACTTACGAGGAATTATTTAATCGTTTCCACACTTTAACAACGCAAGAAGTTGCAGATATTTATTCAATTACTGACCAAGATGCTGAGCGTGAGTTAAAGAAGAGAATGCTTCAGCAAAAGATAGAACGACTATGTAATGATAAAATTTCGCTTTGGCGATTAAAAATTTAA